From a region of the Castanea sativa cultivar Marrone di Chiusa Pesio chromosome 10, ASM4071231v1 genome:
- the LOC142611779 gene encoding LOW QUALITY PROTEIN: ent-copalyl diphosphate synthase 1 (The sequence of the model RefSeq protein was modified relative to this genomic sequence to represent the inferred CDS: inserted 1 base in 1 codon), whose protein sequence is MSSQSNFLPLSPTLPSILPLPFLSLKSVWSFGVKDKRVNFDFRLGCNAISKPRTQEYINIFQNGISVVKWHEIVEDDIKTENEALKVSTPNNIKERVNSIKSMLDSMGDGEISISAYDTAWVALVEDIHGSGLPQFPSSLKWIANNQLHDGSWGDSEIFFAYDRIINTLACVIALKSWNSHPEKYQKGITFLKENICKLEYENAEHMPIGFEVAFPSLLDIARSLNIEVVPHDLPVLQEIYAKRNIKLSRIPRDIMHKVPTTLLHSLEGMQGLDWEKLLKLQSQDGSFLFSPSSTAFALMQTKDENCLRYLNKAIHRFNGGVPNVYPVDLFEHLWTVDRLQRLGISRYFQPEIKECINYVSRYWNDKGICWARNSEVRDIDDTAMGFRLLRLYGHEVSADVFKHFEKGGEFFCFAGQSTQAVTGMYNLYRASQVLFPGEKVLEDAKKFSSNFLREKQVANELFDKWIIMKDLPGEVGYALQLPWYASLPRVETRFYIEQYGGEDDVWIGKTLYRMSKVNNETYLEVAKLDYNNCQALHRMEWDGIQQWYSECNLGEFGLSRRTLLFAYFLASSSIFEPERSMERLAWTKTTALIEAITYYFDEKEMRRDFLQEFRNHSNTRDCTNRRGSNTNETCQGLIETLLDNINHLSLEAIVTHGQDISRHLHLAWEKWLLKWHIEGDRQQGEAELLVHIINLTAGRLFSEELMSHPQYKPLSDLINKIYCQLCSYKKRKVHNVKGRNTSCSDNITTPEIESDMQELVQLVLQNSSNDIDSDIKQTFLTVANSLYYAAYCDHETINFHXCSSTI, encoded by the exons atGTCCTCTCAGTCAAATTTTCTCCCTCTTTCCCCTACACTTCCAAGCATTCTACCACTACCTTTCTTGTCCTTAAAGA GTGTCTGGTCATTCGGGGTTAAAGACAAACGAGTTAACTTTGATTTCCGCTTGGGATGCAATGCTATATCCAAGCCTCGAACGCAAG aatacataaatatttttcaaaatggcATCTCGGTCGTAAAGTGGCATGAAATTGTGGAGGATGACATAAAGACGGAGAATGAAGCTCTTAAG gtttCTACACCAAATAACATAAAGGAACGTGTCAATTCCATCAAATCAATGTTGGACTCCATGGGAGATGGAGAAATAAGCATTTCAGCTTATGACACGGCATGGGTTGCTCTAGTTGAAGACATTCATGGAAGTGGTCTTCCTCAATTCCCATCCAGTCTTAAGTGGATTGCCAACAATCAGCTTCACGATGGTTCTTGGGGCGATAGTGAAATTTTTTTCGCTTATGATCGAATAATCAACACCTTAGCTTGTGTTATTGCACTAAAGTCATGGAATAGTCATCCTGAAAAGTACCAAAAag GAATTACATTCTTAAAAGAAAACATATGCAAGCTAGAGTATGAGAATGCTGAGCACATGCCAATAGGCTTTGAAGTTGCTTTCCCTTCACTTCTAGACATAGCTAGAAGTTTAAACATTGAAGTAGTACCTCATGATTTACCTGTCTTGCAAGAGATATATGCCAAGAGAAATATAAAGCTCTCAAG GATACCAAGGGACATCATGCACAAAGTGCCCACAACACTACTCCATAGCTTGGAGGGGATGCAAGGATTGGACTGGGAAAAGCTTCTTAAACTGCAGTCCCAAGATGGGTCATTCTTGTTCTCTCCATCATCCACTGCCTTTGCACTCATGCAAACTAAAGATGAAAATTGCCTCAGATATTTAAACAAAGCGATCCACAGGTTCAATGGGGGAg TACCAAACGTGTATCCGGTAGACTTGTTTGAACATCTTTGGACTGTGGATCGGTTGCAACGCCTAGGAATTTCAAGATACTTTCAGCCAGAGATTAAGGAATGTATTAATTATGTTTCCAG ATATTGGAATGACAAAGGAATTTGTTGGGCAAGAAATTCTGAGGTTCGTGATATTGATGACACTGCCATGGGATTCAGGTTACTAAGATTGTATGGTCATGAGGTATCAGCGG ATGTGTTTAAGCATTTTGAGAAAGGTGGTGAGTTCTTTTGCTTTGCCGGGCAGTCAACACAGGCTGTGACAGGAATGTATAACCTGTACAGAGCTTCACAGGTGCTCTTTCCAGGAGAGAAGGTCCTTGAGGATGCAAAGAAATTCTCATCAAACTTCTTAAGAGAAAAACAAGTTGCTAATGAGCTCTTTGACAAATGGATCATAATGAAAGACTTACCTGGTGAG GTGGGTTACGCACTACAACTTCCATGGTATGCAAGCTTACCTCGTGTAGAGACGAGATTCTACATAGAGCAGTATGGTGGTGAAGATGATGTTTGGATTGGCAAGACCCTTTACAG GATGTCGAAAGTCAACAATGAAACCTATTTGGAGGTAGCAAAACTAGACTACAACAATTGCCAAGCCTTGCATAGGATGGAATGGGACGGTATTCAACA GTGGTACTCAGAATGTAATCTTGGAGAGTTTGGATTAAGCAGAAGAACCCTTCTCTTTGCTTATTTTCTAGCCTCATCCAGTATTTTCGAGCCAGAAAGGTCCATGGAAAGACTTGCATGGACTAAAACCACAGCCTTGATTGAAGCAATCACatattattttgatgaaaaGGAAATGAGAAGAGACTTCCTACAAGAATTCAGAAATCACAGTAATACACGAGATTGCACAAACAGAAg gggGTCGAATACAAACGAGACATGTCAAGGACTTATCGAGACCTTACTTGATAACATAAACCATCTCTCATTGGAGGCTATTGTGACGCATGGTCAAGATATTAGCCGCCATTTACATCTAGCA TGGGAAAAGTGGCTCCTGAAGTGGCATATTGAAGGTGATAGGCAGCAAGGAGAGGCAGAGCTATTGGTGCATATCATAAATCTCACCGCTGGCCGTTTGTTTTCGGAGGAATTAATGTCTCATCCTCAATATAAACCACTATCTGACCtcattaacaaaatatattgtCAACTTTGTTCTTACAAAAAGCGCAAG GTACACAATGTCAAGGGCCGCAACACTTCATGTTCTGACAACATCACTACCCCAGAAATAGAATCGGACATGCAAGAACTAGTGCAATTGGTACTGCAGAACTCCTCAAATGATATTGATTCTGATATCAAGCAAACGTTTCTCACAGTAGCCAACAGTTTATATTATGCAGCCTACTGTGATCATGAGACCATCAACTTCC ATTGCTCGAGTACTATTTGA